In one window of Motacilla alba alba isolate MOTALB_02 unplaced genomic scaffold, Motacilla_alba_V1.0_pri HiC_scaffold_28, whole genome shotgun sequence DNA:
- the LOC119696328 gene encoding medium-chain specific acyl-CoA dehydrogenase, mitochondrial, which produces MSALSASRLLRTLVWPGWRSRSSKPAQNVQLSKPGNGFSFELTDEQKEFQATARKFALEEIIPVAAEYDRTGEYPVPLIKRAWELGLMNSHIPESCGGLGLGTFEACLITEELAYGCTGVQTAIEANSLGQMPVIIAGNEQQKKKYLGRMTEEPLMCAYCVTEPGAGSDVAGIKTRAERKGDEYVINGQKMWITNGGKANWYFLLARTDPDPRAPASKAFTGFIVEANSPGIQIGRKELNMGQRCSDTRGIVFEDVRVPKENVLIAEGAGFKIAMGAFDKTRPPVAAGAVGLARRALDEATRYALERKTFGKPIVEHQAVAFLLAEMAMKVELARLGYQRAAWEVDAGRRNTFYASIAKAFAGDVANQVATDAVQIFGGNGFNTEYPVEKLMRDAKIYQIYEGTAQIQRVIIAREHLGRYKA; this is translated from the exons ATGTCCGCGCTCAGCGCCAGCCGG ctgctccggACCCTGGTTTGGCCGGGCTGGAGGTCGCGCTCCAGCAAACCTGCCCAAAATGTGCAGCTGAGCAAACCTGGGAACGGCTTCAGCTTTG AACTGACAGATGAACAGAAGGAATTCCAAGCTACTGCCCGGAAATTTGCTCTGGAGGAGATCATTCCTGTTGCTGCAGAGTATGACAGGACTGGGGAG tatccTGTGCCACTCATTAAACGCGCGTGGGAGCTTGGGCTGATGAATTCACAcatcccagagagctgtg gtgggctggggctgggcacctTTGAGGCATGTTTGATCACAGAGGAGCTGGCATACGGATGCACTGGGGTACAGACAGCCATCGAGGCCAATTCCCTGGGG CAAATGCCCGTGATCATCGCTGGGaatgagcagcagaagaaaaaatacttggGCAGAATGACAGAGGAGCCCCTgatgtgt GCTTACTGTGTGACAGAGCCGGGTGCAGGCTCGGATGTGGCCGGGATCAAAACCCGGGCGGAGCGGAAAGGGGATGAGTACGTCATCAACGGGCAGAAGATGTGGATCACCAATGGAGGGAAGGCCAACTG GTACTTCCTGCTCGCCCGCACTGATCCTGACCCCCGGGCCCCAGCCAGCAAAGCCTTCACGGGCTTCATTGTGGAGGCAAACAGCCCTGGGATCCAGATTGGCAGGAAG GAGCTGAACATGGGCCAGCGCTGCTCAGACACACGCGGGATCGTCTTTGAGGACGTGCGAGTCCCCAAGGAGAACGTGCTGATCGCGGAGGGCGCTGGCTTCAAGATCGCCATGGGCGCCTTTGACAAGACCAGGCCCCCG GTGGCAGcgggggctgtggggctggcaaGGCGAGCGCTCGACGAGGCCACGAGGTACGCGCTGGAGAGGAAAACCTTCGGGAAACCCATTGTGGAG CACCAGGCCGTGGCATTCCTGCTGGCGGAGATGGCCATGAAGGTGGAGCTGGCCCGGCTGGGGTACCAGCGAGCAGCCTGGGAGGTGGATGCCGGCCGCCGCAACACCTTCTATGCCTCCATCGCCAAGGCCTTCGCCGGGGATGTCGCCAACCAGGTGGCCACTGATGCTGTGCAGATCTTTGGGGGCAATGGCTTCAACACAGAATATCCTGTGGAGAAGCTCATGAGGGATGCCAAAATCTATCAG ATCTACGAGGGCACGGCACAGATCCAGCGAGTGATCATTGCCCGTGAGCACCTGGGCAGATACAAGGCCTGA